The Blastocatellia bacterium genome includes the window CAACTCCTGGCGGATGCCAGCGACGAGCATCTCGAAGACCCCCTCGCTCGTTTTCAAAATGACATTTCCGGTGAACCCATCGCAGACGATGACATCCACTTCGCCGGTGTAGATGTTCCGGCCCTCAATATTGCCGACGAAATTGAGATCGGAGCGCTCCAGCAGCTTATAGGCTTCGCGAGTGAGATCATTCCCCTTGACTTCTTCCTCGCCGATGGACATGAGAGCGACCCGGGGAGATCGAAGCCCGAGGATCGTGCGAGCATAGAGATTACCCATGATGGCGAACTGCAAGAGGTGAATCGGGCGGCACTCGGCGTTGGCCCCCACATCAACCAGGACAACTCCTCGACCGGTGAGCGTGGGTAGAATCGTCGCCAGCGCCGGACGGTCAATGGAGGGAGGCGTTTTGAGGATCATCTTGGCCGCCGCCATCACCGCTCCCGTATTGCCCGCGCTAACGAACGCTTGAGCGTTCCCCTCCTGAACATACCGCAGTCCCACGACGATGCTCGAGTTGCGTTTGCGGCGGATCGCCGGAATGACCGGATCATCCATCGTGATCACCTCCGGCGCATGAAGGACGTCAATTCGTCGGTTCGACCGCTGGCCTCGACGCCGCAACTCCTCCCGGATCCGCGACTCCGGTCCGATTAACGTCAGCTCCACATCCAGTTCGGAAACAGCCAGAAGCGCTCCGTCAATTTCAGTGAGCGGAGCCCGATCACCACCCATCACGTCGAGGGCAATTCGGATCATAAGAGCCGAGGCTACTCCTTCACCGGAAGGACCTCACGTCCTTTATAATAGCCGCACTTGGGACAGGCCCGATGCATGGCCATCGGCTCCCGACACTGCGGACAGGTTGTCAACGACGGCAACGCCAGCGCATCGTGCGCCCGACGACGTCCCCGTCGCGATTTCGAATGTCGGCGTTTGGGATTCGGCATCGTCTCATCCTCCCACATCGGTCAGGTGCTTCCTCAGTTCGGCCAAAGCGGCCCACCGCGCATCAATCTCCTCGCTGCGACAGCCGCAGTCACCTTCGTTCAAGTCGGCTCCACAGCGCGGACATAATCCCCGGCAGTCCTCACGACACAGAAGACGGAAAGGCAATGCCAGGCGAATCTGCTCGCGAACGAGCCCCGTGAGATCAATGAGGTCGTTCCGGTAAAAGCCAAACGTGAGATCGCGCTCGGTCAGCTCCACTTCCTCCTCCGGGGTCAACACCTCAATCGGAGCATAGAAGACGTCAAAACTCGTTTCCACCGGCAACCGGAAAACGGTCAGACAGCGATCGCAGGAAACCATTAGCTCGGCCGTCACATTCCCCTGAACGCGAATCTCTCGCCCCAGCCTTCGGAGGTGAAAGAAAACATGAGGAGGTTCACTGACCATGAGCTGGTCGTCAGCCATATCAAACTGGTCCGGCAGATAGTGATGCTCCAGACGCAGTTCCTCTTCCGTCCATTGTGTGAGATCAACGAACATTTCAAAGTTGCACAATTATACGGTCGTTCATCGCCTTGTCAACGCGAGCGAAGTTGCCTCTCGCCCATGGCACGTTTTTCAGATCATTCGCCTCCGACAGCCGGCCTTGGGGATCGCTGCATGATCCGTCCGCCCCGGCGGCTCCCCGAATGATCGTCGTTCGTTGAGGAGTCACCCACCTCCCTGCGTGATTTGCTGCTGTGACCAAGCATCCCGTCGAGACAGCCGTAAAGGTAGCAGAAAATCGGTCTGACTTCAACATGCTGAAATGCTGAGGTTGACCATGCCCAAGGGGGACTCGTAAGATTACCGCTCGATGAAACTGGTCATTCGCTCAGGACTGATAGTTGATCCCTCGCAATCCATTGAATCTGTCGGTGACCTCCTGATCACCGATGGGACGGTCACAGACATCGCTCCCCGCATTGAGGTTCCCGATGCGCTTGTGCTCGAGGCCAAGGGCTGCATCGTCGCCCCTGGTTTCATTGACCTGCACACTCATTTGCGGGAGCCCGGCGGCGAAGATGCCGAAACAATTGAGACGGGAACACGAGCTGCTGCCGCCGGAGGTTTCACCTCTGTCTGCGCCATGGCCAACACCAACCCAGTGAACGATAATGCCGCCGTCACCCGGTTTGTGCTGGACCGCGCCCGGAGCCGTGGCGTCGTTAACGTCTTCCCCATCGGAGCCGTCACTCAAGGTCTGCGCGGCGAAACTCTGGCGGAAATTGGAGAAATGCGCGAGGCGGGCATCGTCGCCATCAGCGATGATGGACAGCCGGTCATGAACGGTCAGATTATGCGCCGGGCCATGGAATACGCCAAGCAATTCGGTCTTCCCGTGATTGACCACTGCGAGGACAAGAACATCTCAGCCGCCGGAGTGATGAACGAGGGATACTGGTCAACCCTTCTCGGGTTGAGAGGAATAAGCTGGGTCGCCGAGGCCGTTCACGTCGCTCGGGACATCCTGCTGGCCGAACTGACCGACGCCCACATCCACATCGCCCACGTGAGTACCGCCGCCTCGGTTCACCTCATTCGACAGGCCAAGCGTCGGGGAATTCGCATCACCTGCGAGGTCACCCCTCACCACTTCACCCTCACCGAGGAAGCAGTTCGGACGTACAATCCCAATACGAAAATGAATCCCCCGCTGCGTACCCCAGAGGACGTGGCTGCCCTGCTCGAAGGATTGGCCGACGGGACCATAGATGCTATAGCGACCGATCATGCCCCTCACCCCATTGATGAGAAGATGAGGGAGTTCGATCTCGCCCCCTTTGGAGTGGTGGGGCTGGAAACGGCCGTCAGCCTGGCTCTGGATCGGCTCGTTCACTCAGGGCGCATCGGCTGGCGTCGCCTGGTGGAACTTTTCTCGACGACACCAGCATCAATTCTGAATCTCAACCGCGGAACCCTGAGGCCCGGAGCAATCGCTGATATCACGATCCTCGATCCCCATCGCACGGTGGTCGTTGATGCCGGGAAGTTCCAATCAAAAAGCCGGAATACACCGTTCGATGGCTGGCGTCTGACAGGAGCGGTCAAGGCCACGCTCGTGGCAGGGAGGGTGGTGTACCCCCCGGATAGCCTGTCTCTATCGCCGGCGACGTAAGAGCCGTCGGACCTTGAGCCGCGCTTTGTGTAATTGTGATTTGGTTGTCCCGATGGTGATTCCCAGCATCCGCGCAATCTCTTCGTGCCCATACCCTTCAATGTCGTGGAGAACGAGAATCGTTCGATAACCAGCGGGAAGTTGCCGAATGGCGCGTTCCAGAGCGATTCTCTCAACACACAGCGACATGTCAGTATGAGGGTTTTGTTTCTCAAGGTAGTCGCGGAGCTGATCGCTATCCATCGGCTCAAAGGTCGGCCGGCGCTTTCTCAAATGCATCAGGACAAGGTTCACCGTCAGCCGATGAAGCCAAGTGGTGAAGGCCGATTCCCCGCGAAAGCTCGAAATCTTGCGGTAAAGATGAATGAACACCTCCTGAGTCAAATCTTCGGCATCGGTGGCATTGCCGACAAGACGCAGACACAGAGAGTAAACCCGGCGGTAATGCGAGAGATACAATTGCTCGAAAGCCTCTGTGCCTCCAAGCGCTGAGGCGCGAGCCAGATCATAATCAGATGTCAGGTTTTTCACGGCGGCGACCATTTTTTTCCTCCTTCCGGTACGGGTGAGACCGGGCCCGTGGCTGAGCGGGCCCGGTGGGATGGTCTATGAAGAAGCTCTTTGCGCTGAGTTAACTTGACTTACTGGCTGATGCCGGGAATCGGACAAGATCCGCTGGTGATCAGCGGGATCAAGGCCAACAGCGCCAGCAAAAGCACAGCCAGATCGAGTTGCCCATGTTGTGTCCTCATCGTAGCGTCCTCCTTTCTGTGAGTTTAGGGAATTCAAGAGCTTGTGAGCTTACTGGCTGATACCAGGGATGGGGCATGAACCCGATCCCAAAAGTGGAATCAGCACAAGGAATGCGGCAATAAGTGAAGCCAGATCAAGCTGCCCGTTGTGTCGTCGAGTCATCGTACGATCCCTCCTTATCGAGTTAATTAATTGATTTCGCGTAGCTTACTGGCTTATACCGGGGATGGGACAGGAACCCGAGCCAATCGTCTGAAGTGCAGCCAGTAAGGCCAGCACGATTGAAGCAAGATCAATTTGCCCACGGCTTTTTCTCATTTCTACCTCCCGTTTGTTCATGATTTCAAACACGCCTATAGTATAGCATCATTTTCCAAAATGTCAAGAAGAAAATTTAATCACAGAAAATTTTTAAAAAGTAAACAGATTTGAACTATTTGTCTGCTTAAAGTAAAACTCCCTTGACATTGTCCGGGAGTTTCGCTATAGTGGGGGCTGCATGAAGACGGATGGTTGACGTCGGCGGAGGCGTCGAATGATGAAGGCGACAAAAGTCAAAGAGATACGGCAGGAAAAAGCGTCCACCGTGTTGGAAGAGTTGGTCCTTTCGGGCCACTTTGGGGAAGCCGAAAGGCTGAGCGAAACTCTTCCGGCGGCATCTGTGCGGGTCGCTGCCCTGAAGGCGCAGGTTCTGATTTATAAGGGACAACTGGAGGAAGCGGCCGAGGTTTTGGCTCCCTTCGAGAACAAGCTCACGGAAGCCAGCCTCAGTGATGCAGCAGAATTTGGTCTGGCCAGAGCCGAGCTTGCCTATTGGCGTGGGGAATATGAGGAAGCGGAGAGGCACGCGCAGGTTGTCTATGGGATCTTCAGCCTCAATAATGATCCGGTGGGGTTGGCCCGCTCGCTCTATATGCTCGGCCGTATTAAACGGCGCGGGGGGGACTTTGATCGGGCTAAGCAATACATGCTCCAGGCCCTTGACTACACCTCGTCGCTACGCGGCGATCAAGCTGATTTCCTCATCGGATTAATCTTCTTCAATCTCGGAGCGATAAATCACATTCTCGGTGACTTCAGGGAGGCGGAGGCTGACTTCCTCAGGGCAATAGAGTTGCTCAAGAGGGTGGAAGGTGGTCGCTATTACGGCCTGGCGTTGAGCAGTTACGGAGCGCTCCTCAATAGTAAGGGCCACTATGAACAAGCCGCGCAAATGCTTCAAAGTGCCTACAACTGCTTCACGGTAAATGCTTGTTTTGATGACCTCGCGCACACGACTAACAATCTGGCCTATTCTTATATCAGAATGGGCCAGTTCGATAAAGCAACCAAACTGCTCGACGAAAGTCTTGAACTGCGCCGTCGTTCCAAAGACATTGCTGGAGAAGCTGCTACTCTGGAACTCATTGGCAGATTAAGATTCGAACAAGGGAAGCTTGAGGACGCAGAGAAGGCACTCAAGCAGGCCATTGAAGTAGCTGAACTGGCAGACAATCCGAGCGAGAAGGCGGTGGCCCTCATTACACTGGGGAGGGTGGTGATGGCGAAACGTCTTTTCGACGACAGTCAGCAAGCCCTTGAGGAAGCGCTTAAACTGGCCATTGAGCTCAAAAACAAATCGCTTCAGGCCGAAGCCCATACCTATTTAGCGGAGCTGAGCGTGCTCAGGGGCAACGGCATGCAAGCCCTTGATCATCTCAAGCGGGCGAAAAATTTGATCAACGGCTATAGCGATGCTTATCTACTTGAGCAGATTGACCGAATCGAAAAGCTTGTACAGGCAGAGAAGGTGAGAACAGAAGAAGGGATCTTCATCATCAAGGGGAGCTTCTTACCGACATGGCGAGAAGCTCACGAATCTCTCGGCAGGTTCTTGCTCACTGAGGCACTTAAACATGCCGGAGAGAACCAAACTCGCGCCGCCGAACTGCTCGGCGTCACTAAGGCCTATATCACTATGCTTCGAAAGAAGTATGGCGTGTGACTGAATAAGGAGGACACACAGTATGCGGAAAGCAATAGCCGTATCCATCTTGTTCGTCCTTACCGCTTGTTTTCTCCCTGTCAGGGCTGGCCAGACGCATGGAGGGAGACCTTTTCTTCCGGGAGACGATTTGGTCTTTGGAGGGCAGACTCACGGGGGAAGACCGTTCATCGCCACGGCTGTCACCTTAAATGAAGCGAGCGCATCTGCTGCTGAAGGCAGCGTGTATTCCATGCCGGTGTATTACGATCCTTTTATCCCACAGCCGCTATGGGGCGAACTCAGT containing:
- a CDS encoding tetratricopeptide repeat protein, which codes for MMKATKVKEIRQEKASTVLEELVLSGHFGEAERLSETLPAASVRVAALKAQVLIYKGQLEEAAEVLAPFENKLTEASLSDAAEFGLARAELAYWRGEYEEAERHAQVVYGIFSLNNDPVGLARSLYMLGRIKRRGGDFDRAKQYMLQALDYTSSLRGDQADFLIGLIFFNLGAINHILGDFREAEADFLRAIELLKRVEGGRYYGLALSSYGALLNSKGHYEQAAQMLQSAYNCFTVNACFDDLAHTTNNLAYSYIRMGQFDKATKLLDESLELRRRSKDIAGEAATLELIGRLRFEQGKLEDAEKALKQAIEVAELADNPSEKAVALITLGRVVMAKRLFDDSQQALEEALKLAIELKNKSLQAEAHTYLAELSVLRGNGMQALDHLKRAKNLINGYSDAYLLEQIDRIEKLVQAEKVRTEEGIFIIKGSFLPTWREAHESLGRFLLTEALKHAGENQTRAAELLGVTKAYITMLRKKYGV
- a CDS encoding DUF177 domain-containing protein; the encoded protein is MFVDLTQWTEEELRLEHHYLPDQFDMADDQLMVSEPPHVFFHLRRLGREIRVQGNVTAELMVSCDRCLTVFRLPVETSFDVFYAPIEVLTPEEEVELTERDLTFGFYRNDLIDLTGLVREQIRLALPFRLLCREDCRGLCPRCGADLNEGDCGCRSEEIDARWAALAELRKHLTDVGG
- the plsX gene encoding phosphate acyltransferase PlsX, which translates into the protein MIRIALDVMGGDRAPLTEIDGALLAVSELDVELTLIGPESRIREELRRRGQRSNRRIDVLHAPEVITMDDPVIPAIRRKRNSSIVVGLRYVQEGNAQAFVSAGNTGAVMAAAKMILKTPPSIDRPALATILPTLTGRGVVLVDVGANAECRPIHLLQFAIMGNLYARTILGLRSPRVALMSIGEEEVKGNDLTREAYKLLERSDLNFVGNIEGRNIYTGEVDVIVCDGFTGNVILKTSEGVFEMLVAGIRQELMRSVQTKVGAFLSRPAFENFRRRFDWSEFGGAPLLGVKEVCVICHGRSNARAIRNAIRVAKELCERRVVEKIEQEVAKFERQQVKAAH
- a CDS encoding RNA polymerase sigma factor; translated protein: MVAAVKNLTSDYDLARASALGGTEAFEQLYLSHYRRVYSLCLRLVGNATDAEDLTQEVFIHLYRKISSFRGESAFTTWLHRLTVNLVLMHLRKRRPTFEPMDSDQLRDYLEKQNPHTDMSLCVERIALERAIRQLPAGYRTILVLHDIEGYGHEEIARMLGITIGTTKSQLHKARLKVRRLLRRRR
- a CDS encoding dihydroorotase is translated as MKLVIRSGLIVDPSQSIESVGDLLITDGTVTDIAPRIEVPDALVLEAKGCIVAPGFIDLHTHLREPGGEDAETIETGTRAAAAGGFTSVCAMANTNPVNDNAAVTRFVLDRARSRGVVNVFPIGAVTQGLRGETLAEIGEMREAGIVAISDDGQPVMNGQIMRRAMEYAKQFGLPVIDHCEDKNISAAGVMNEGYWSTLLGLRGISWVAEAVHVARDILLAELTDAHIHIAHVSTAASVHLIRQAKRRGIRITCEVTPHHFTLTEEAVRTYNPNTKMNPPLRTPEDVAALLEGLADGTIDAIATDHAPHPIDEKMREFDLAPFGVVGLETAVSLALDRLVHSGRIGWRRLVELFSTTPASILNLNRGTLRPGAIADITILDPHRTVVVDAGKFQSKSRNTPFDGWRLTGAVKATLVAGRVVYPPDSLSLSPAT
- the rpmF gene encoding 50S ribosomal protein L32, whose amino-acid sequence is MPNPKRRHSKSRRGRRRAHDALALPSLTTCPQCREPMAMHRACPKCGYYKGREVLPVKE